One segment of Xiphias gladius isolate SHS-SW01 ecotype Sanya breed wild chromosome 1, ASM1685928v1, whole genome shotgun sequence DNA contains the following:
- the LOC120793886 gene encoding methylthioribulose-1-phosphate dehydratase encodes MSSLCGTSNDFQDAGREVTERQEKEHPRVLIPELCRLFYQLGWVTGTGGGISLRRGEQIYIAPSGVQKERIQPEDMFVCDVEERDISCPPAWKNLKKSQCTPLFMNAYTMRGAQAVIHTHSKAAVMATLLYPGKEFRITHQEMIKGIRKGTSGTNYRYDESLVVPIIENTPEEKDLKDRMARAMDEYPDSCAVLVRRHGVYVWGESWEKAKTMCECYDYLFDIAVQMKQCGLDPSALPVEQEGIV; translated from the exons ATGTCATCCTTGTGCGGCACCAGCAACGACTTCCAAGATGCAGGTCGAGAGgtcacagagagacag GAGAAGGAGCATCCCCGAGTACTCATCCCTGAGTTATGTCGACTTTTCTATCAGCTGGGATGGGTGACAGGGACGGGCGGCGGGATCAGTCTGAGACGAGG AGAGCAAATCTACATCGCACCATCAGGCGTCCAGAAGGAGAGAATACAG CCAGAAGACATGTTTGTCTGTGATGTGGAGGAGAGGGACATCAGCTGTCCACCTGCCTGGAAGAACTTAAAGAAGAGCCAGTGTACACCGCTTTTTATGAATGCCTACACTATGAGAG GGGCACAGGCTGTTATACACACCCACTCCAAGGCTGCTGTCATGGCAACACTGCTGTATCCTGGCAAAGAGTTCAGGATAACACACCAGGAGATGATCAAGGGGATTCGTAAGGGCACCTCAGGCACCAACTATCG GTATGATGAAAGTCTGGTTGTGCCCATTATTGAAAATACACCCGAGGAGAAGGATTTAAAGGACCGGATGGCTCGGGCAATGGATGAATATCCAGATTCGTGTGCAGTCCTAGTCCGTCGACATGGCGTCTATGTCTGGGGCGAGTCATGGGAAAAAGCCAAGACCAT GTGCGAATGCTACGACTACTTGTTTGACATCGCTGTCCAGATGAAGCAGTGTGGACTGGACCCTTCAGCCCTCCCAGTGGAACAagaaggaatagtttga